Genomic segment of Arctopsyche grandis isolate Sample6627 chromosome 3, ASM5162203v2, whole genome shotgun sequence:
tccgttttgacgccggcttgccgttcccacgaaatggtatcagcaatgatatttgtagcatattttgactcagattcgaactcagaatcgatcactgatcactagtcaccggagcctgagggggccgtgtattgttcaaagattgtaaatgcattgttaaaggtttgccgaacaatggatagcactgtgactatcctacctctactgatcacgttttcacgtgtgtctgtgtgagtgtctgtgtGAGTGactgtgtgagtgtctgtgtGAGTGACTGTGTGAGTGgctgtgtgagtgtctgtgtgagtgtctgtgtGAGTATCTGTGTaagtgtctgtatgtgtgtctgtacgtcagtgtattttggggattttttgaacaccgttcgtcctatcgaactgaaacttagtatcggttattgaaattatcattgattatcaattatcacgacgtaaatttttttcaaattttcaagttcaccggaaatggtacctcccattataGGTGCTCTTTTTTTACTAATctcttttcagcttgcttttgattttttcgtaTGACAATATTTGGattcttatccacactcttttgtttcgatgaataattactagacggtacaaactatttgtaaaaaacgaatcaatgtaTCAAAGTGTTGTTTTTTACTtcatttgattacattaaaaagGATGTCTTTTATtcaatcttagaaatttatggatgcgaaccgaaaatttaaagaatgtagccaaactctcaaaacaagaacgccaatatgaggagtattttttgcgtgaaacatcggaagagtttgcaaaatgcaattgaacggttttgaaatatgcaattgaacatttttttccttttttttgttattcatttgatttcccggtgctagcaccgggatcccgggattggaaattcctaacaccgcaatcccggtgctgaagtaatcttccgggattggaagcactaatagatacctatacatatataccgaaaaaaaattggaaacccgttgttccgaaattggggtgacaccactgcctaAAGGGTGCAAGGAATGTCACAAAGGAGAAGTGTGGATGAAATAAGAATTacagttgctcaaaacagagacgaatgcaAGCGTGTCGTAtgtagaggccttcatccaacagtgggtGGTTAATGCCTGTAGCAGTAGATTATTATATAACCTTTATACAAGACAATTTTCGGGGTGAAAATTGGAATTGTAGCCATGCATTTGAGATTGCAGAAGAAAGTAACGGAAATGAGTGCAGTCTTCGTTGCATTGCCgtaacaatagaaattaataATAGGATCCCGTTTCAGCGCATTTTCATGCCTATCTCTGGTAATCACCAAATGTcaaaacgagagtctgctcacaatatttggtatacaaaattttatatgaaatataagcaaaaatattttttaattgtactcaaaaaacaatttttatatcaaagtaccagggcggcgacctggcctgACTACACCACTGCCCGTGGGTTTTTTTGTGGATTTCTATTgtgttagttctccttgagcatctttgaaagtttggatgtctcgagagtgcaactatttcGAGTGCATTTTCCGGTCACCGTTAAAGGGTGCAACGAAGGCCATGAAGGACAATAATGTGGATGAAAAATTAGAATTACAGTTGCTCAACAGAGACGAATGCAAGCGTGTCgtatgtaattggccaggaaagcgcattggggtttacttgtaaGGCCTTCTTACCTTACtggtaaatgtaataaataaatagaaataaacTCTTCTTTGAACACTTGAAACACTTCTTTGAAATCATGTCTGGCACCGGCAtaatggcaaccaacatctagccccgcttttcctgtcgagcgttctcacttttaccCAATAATTtccagatatagtacctgcaaacagccacaacctttatttatttattttttttatttaatttacaccaagaagccctaacaggtaaacccaatgcacctccctggccaaagacaattatataaacatatatgtacaccatccatatatacacaaattcttacacgtatacacaaatacacatacatacattcataaatataaaaatacacatatatacatatacatacatacacacctacacacacacacatatatatatatatatatatatatatatatatatatatatatatatatatatattcacatatacatacatacacatatacatatacatatacacatacattacatacatctataaacatacaaacattatacatgcatatacacataaacacataaatacacatacacaaagataaattactcatatatatatatatataaataaaaaatagcatacatatataaataaagataaaaccaacatacatacacattatgctaaataataaaattacaaaatgaaaacaacatgtgtaaatatgtatgtagctagaagtcatttaaaatatgatgcctgacagaactgtatgatgaagtaaaaacatcaaggctcccagaaagcaggttaaatagtcgaatggctcttgaaaggggtgagtcatcgaGCACATtcgttctggcccgaataggcaggaatagagttctggagcgagattctctcagtttctcaggtaatctaagtttaagattacacagaacttcaggaagatgacattcaccccttagaatttttagaaaaagcttaccaagatgattgtttctacgtgaagctaaggagtcaaagcccaaggagcccatgacaaacttactgggaaataagtagggatagcgcccaaactctctcatgtagagatagtttctttgcaccctctctaacattagcgtgtaccttaaatgattaggactccatatggccgaaccagattcaagcaaactgcgcaccaatgtaggtatacagtaaacgcgacactctggtgctattaaaggcgcgtgagtttctgatgacgaagcctaaagtttttgtagccctattgcacacatcttggatatgagaattaaaattccggatatttgaaaaagtaattcccaaatccttgatatgtgtatttataacaTTATCTCATTAATAATAAGATTGAAACGAAAGATGGACGAAAAAAGTGCTCGAGTGGTAACCGAGAGCTTGTTAAAGGGTGCAACAAAGGCCACAAAGGACAAGTGTGGATGAAATAAGAATTacagttgctcaaaacagagacgaatgcaagcgtgtcgtatgtatgtatgtaaaggccttcatccagcagtgggcgGTTAACGCCTGTAGAAGTAGATTATTATATAGCTTACATACAAGACAATTTTCGGGGTGAAAATTGGAATTGTAGCCATGCATTTGAGATTGCAGATGAAAGTAACGGAAATGAGTGCAGTCTCCGTTGTTGTTGCATAGCCGTTCGAGCACAATATCGCACTGCATTAATAGGCGTTGCCCCTCAAACCATAGAACCACCTCTGAGGCGTGACTCGCTTCTTATTGGTGCGGCGAGTGCTTTGTTCACCCCCGCCACTGCATCTGCGTCTAGCGAGCCAGATACGAGCTTCGAGAACATCACTCGAGTCTGGCTCCAGCGGCCGACGGACTATCGTTGTTGTGTTCCGTACATTGTCAACACTTTCGCGTTTTCTCACGTCGATGTTTCTCAAATCCGACCATTCAAATCAACAATATATCACGAAGcagtgtgcgtgtgtgtgaatTTATCAGACCGTTGATTTTCATTGTCTTTTCGCCTTCGAGGACTATGAGTTGttgttggtgattttgtgtGTTCCTCGTTTTATTGCATTGTTTGCCTTTGGTGTACGTCTCTTGTTTATTTTGATGTACGTTTCGATGGCGTCCGAGCTTTTGCACGTCGAGGAGAGGATCGAGAAAAGAACAGGTATGTTGTTTGGTTATCGGCATTTGTTTCGTTTGAATTTGTGCGAAATTTTAGGCCTAATTTTAGCATGCCGTCGTTTGTCAAGCCTTTTTTCGTTGtacatatgcaataaaaaagcgtttttaatatataatattacattattttaaatatatattcaacattGTATATTGAACATATTGAAAAAACacgttataaatttatagaaatccatttttttttgtattcaagcCATACTCTGTCTAATGAAACAAATTTGGAAAAGACATATTCAattcatattgtttatataattttaatttaattttttttagtataatataaaaaaaattaattatcaatATAACATAACAGTCAACTTGTAATTCAATCGGTAAAGTTTTTGAATGCTTTTATATTCACTTTTTTCTGTATTtcctttttaattataattaaagagcggacccagagcgcgccgtccattattcacatgttgtaaatgtattattcaaggtttgccgaaccttttttacaaagcatttgcaataatggaacaatagacggcgcgtttccggtcctacctctaattataatgTGCAgtttttgaattgtttaaaattaattctaattaaaattatcagtaacaatatatgtaaactgTTAGCTCTCgagtaaaatgtatttttaattggtctaaaatattttttttatgaaggatgtttaaattaaaagttgtttcatatatttttttatttgtttgagtAGATTACGAACCGGAAGTAACTGTGGGTCGCGTCAAAAGAGAGCCTCGAAGCCCTGCTTTGCCCACCCCACCCCGCACTCCGGAATCCCGTCACCAAACCCAGCATTCAGACCTGGAACCGGAAATGGACCTGGCGCAGCAGCATTGCACTAGCCAACCACACCACAGTTGGATTCACCCAACGCAGCATCCCATCCCACCCCCGCACCCTCTAATGTACAACAAATCAACTCACCATCAACACCACCACCTACCAGTCTTCCCGACATATGAATCAACCAAATTATCCCATCCAGCCTATCCAAATCATCCATCTCTAGCTGCGTACATGCACTCTCAGATGGGACTACCTCCAACTGCTACGTACACGAACGGCCTACCGGCGATCTTGATGAATCAATGGATCAGGAATGCTGCGTTGTATCATCAGGCTTCCAGAGCTGGATATCACCCTTCGATGGACATGCAGAAGCTGCATCCTGCTGGAAGACTTCCGGGACAGCCGGGAAAGCCGCCGGGAGGTCCCAGCGCGAGACCAAAGAAGCAGTTTATCTGCAAATACTGCCACAGACAGTTTACTAAGTCGTACAATCTTCTAATCCACGAACGCACCCACACCGATGAGAGGCCGTACTCGTGCGACATTTGCGGCAAAGCCTTCAGAAGACAAGATCACCTGAGAGATCACAGGTGGGTTTCTAAAACATTTTTTCCTAGAATTAAATCGATTCTCGGAAGTTTATTTTTAGCGGCACGTTTTAACTGGaagttgtacatataataataggtATCATTTTCCTAATGAATCATTGGCACAATACCGCAGATAGTATTATATCTAATCGGTTCCGGTTTAGAATTAGCTTGTCGTCGGAATAATTCTTATTTGAAGTATTTCCAAGTTAACACAACGAGACAAGAATAAGCGAGTAGGTACTGAGAACGAGTAACACTTTTGTTTTTCGCCGAATTGTCGAATCAATATTAGCTCTGTGGAGAGTTTCCGACAATAAGCGAAATTTAACACACACGTGCGTGTGATTTTCGGGTGTTAGTTATTTGTATTCTTATTAGAAATTTCGTCACTGTTATATAAGAATTTGATTTCCATTATTCATAATTATTGtggtaaacaatttttttatatatagatacgTTTTGTTTTCTGTTAAGAAAACgtcaattaaaacaatttttgcaacatttagttttattatgtaattttgaaAGCCTAGCCTAATTATTTTCTAATAAGTTTCATTATTCTTATACTTGTCTACTTTCCAAAAGATTTTATATCAACTTCGGTTAAAATTTCCAGCtggaatttattacatttttacctCAATCTTTTTCTTTCTTATACATATTGAATAGATATTatcattgaaaagaaaaataatgtatgtttCACTTTACCGAATATTTCTCATATTAATACtcacattttttacaaataatattgtATCATACAACAGTATCCATTTTTGAAGCAATAAGTTCGTCTTCTATGCTTGTATCTTGCCCATCCAATTACTTTTCTTCAACAAGTTCATATAATAGTGCAAATTAAATCGTTGTAATTGTCAACTAATAAGTTATTCCATTTATAGGTACATCCACTCGAAAGAAAAGCCGTTCAAATGCAGCGAATGCGGCAAAGGGTTCTGCCAATCTAGGACACTGGCCGTCCACAAGATCCTCCACATGGAAGAATCGCCCCACAAGTGCCCTATCTGCAGCAGGAGCTTCAACCAGAGGTCGAACCTGAAGACCCACCTTTTAACCCACACGGAGCACAACAAGCAGCTACACCACCTGGCGCAGATGGACGGATGCCCTGAGGTGACTTCGACGAGTCAAGGCGTAGAGACGCCACCGACGCTCCTGGACCTGTCCCAGAAGACCTTATCTCCGAACGTTGAATCGGAACACAAACCGACGACGACTTCAGCGACCCCCAAGAAAGCCCTTGGTTTCTCAATAGAGGACATCATGAGGAGATAGATGCAGCATCTGCCCACGTGTCTCGGTTCATGTCCTCGGGGCCCTCATACGTTCGTTGTCCGCTTGTGAGGTCACCGTACATAAATTAGTGACCCCGACCTACGCACACCTGCCTCGGACCAGGGGCGTCGCGACGCCCACCGacgcaaaaatattcaataataatttataatatggaCACATATACGAAGATGATGTgcgctctctctctctttcgatATCTCcccaattataataattacaatgaGCGAACTGAGAATATTTATTGACTGTTGCCGTACAATAGGCGACGACGATtcggattatttattaatcggCGGTTACCATTTATTAGaggaaaaaatacttttttggtagtatgtgtaataatttattaatgattTACGTTATTGgactaaaaaaaatgtgaagttCGCCTACGATGATCGCACGCGATATGTTATTATATAGTAGATACGTTCCTTAatgattccatttttttttttaaataatatccgtATCCTAAGATCATAGCCAAAGATCTTGTCTTATAATTTATTCACTGTTTAGATAAATTTGCTTACATACTGACTGATTGCGAAAAGAAATCAAAACgaaagtattatttttgttgACCCTTGAATCAAAAGTGTATTATTGTTGAAGGGAAGGGTTAATCTCAAAGACTGATTATGCTTATTAATTTTTCACTGCAGAATTCcttaaaagttattttaatatttatttgcttATTTCGACCTATGCAATGTATGCACAGTTACCGTAACCTCGAAAATAACCACTTTTGATTTGTGATAATTAAttgtaaacattatattatattatacaaactcAACAtagttcaatttaaattatacagataaatattttataaattatagttTGTATTTAAAAGATGGTAATTTTTACTACTTACGGGTTCCTTATTCTCTAGGATACGAATTCGAATATTTATAAGATGaacatattaattattattatattgtaataaaacaatGCGAAAAGAGTACAATTTAACagtattattgtaatatatcGATAAGTTTATATTTGAttgtattatatcatattatatgctctataaattaaattattaagacttgtatataatgtatatttaaataaattgtattgtatttagtaattaagtttaaatttgaTGTGGTAAACCAAAAAATTAAGTATtgaaatatagaaatataaatattaaaaaatcaaatatacataacagTGCTGTTTTATTCCCATTcctttacatacacacatatgcgtTTTAAGCGTTCcttacattaataaatattaaaaaatgaaacaaaaacatTCATTTAGTATAATCAACAGTTATTAGTATGAATTACATTACTTATAAATTTCAAGGGCCGtgagaaacaaattttataaccGTTTTTCATCACACATACGCATACGAAACCAACTATCTAtggaggtacatacatattttgattcattgtttttcataataaatggATGTGGCAACAACCAGttaatgttaatataatattcatgtatatatgtaaacagATCTTAAAAAATATGCTGAAGTATAagaaattttgatgaaattataaaaaagtaagTAAAGTAAAAAAGCTTAAATAATAGGTTACTTGACTGTTATTATTTAAACATTGACGTCAATGTTGACCTCGcgaattatcaaatttaaaattatatatacatataaatatttttgcgaTAAGTGGTGACATCTAATGGCGACATTACGCATCATGAAAATGTCACCAAAGGATGTCgccgtttaaaaaaatattaaaataattattataatacattttttatataaaaacactaGCGCAACCCAAtgcgtaaataataaattttgaataattatttaaatattttatcccTAATTACAGGTATcgttcaataataaatatgaagggaatgtattgaaatacatacacgAACTTACAATACGTAAGTATTGTATTTCCAATGgagatttttttagtatttcttTTATATGGATAAGGTCGATATTTAATACGcgtttttgttattgtattaatttcaggtgaattaaataattataaaatgattagacgaaaaatatattgttcTGTAGAAACAAGAGGGAAAACGGACGCGTTTATTAGACGCATGCACCGTCAATACGTATTCGAAGTtggaaaaaaagaataaaaacagtAAATTATTGCTTTGAGCTGGATtcatttgattgattgaaattaTCCTGTTCGCTATTTCGAACAATTTGTTCTAAAGGGGGGATAAAAAACGCAGAAAATCACCCTCAATTTCGACTCTCGCCTTTTTTACGCAGGCCCGTCTCTAATTGTTTCGGGTcgaatttatttcgacgaatttGAAAGATTTATATCAAATCAAGAATCGGATTGTTGAATAGAATAAATCACAGGGATGTCGAAAATAGCCTCATATTATAAAAACCACAAAATTCACCAGTATTCTTTACAATTTatcatcgaaaaaatgcaattcaatagtaaaaaaaaaacacaaggcAAAGTATGATACAATATGTAATCTTCATTgggtaataatatttaatttaaacgcataaagtttctttaattaatttaatataatcataaaGAAAACATATAgtatctaaaatatataatacaattacaatttcttaataatatctatgtatacatctacgtatgtacatacataatggagattattatattgacataaaatatatgcacatacataattattttaatttgactatATTGAGTTTTCGTCAGTAAATCTGGGATTCATTTGAATAGAATCGCCGTTTAAGAATATCTTAATGTAGATTTAATGTTAGGCATGATCCTGTATTGAGAATTTTCACACACGAGAACATTTCCATGTGATATATGATGATGCGCCGACTGAGTGGTCGCAATTAAATGCGATTTCGGGATCGAATTAAGTAAAATCCCAAAACGATTAGATCAAAATCCGAGGTCGAAGCATTTCAAGATAGAGAGACTATCACGCGATTTGCCCACAAATCTGAACTCATTTtctaatcaaaattaattttgatatatggATTTGTGATTGGACCAACGCGGTAGTGCAGTGAAAAAAGTCGAAGATTATGTTTCAAATCTGAGTTCTTCCACATGCCAAAAAAGATGATGCGAATGCAACAGAAaacttttgaattattattaaattgtgatAATGAAAGGTTCAAAAATTGCAATGTGAGATCTTTGAATTGTACTTACAATGCTGTTCCTTACCAGCAGAATGATTTTTCGATAATTATCTCTTGCACACGTCGCATCAACAATGGGTCCGATCCGATGCGTCTCGCATCATTACGCCATTGTGTCGTCGCGAAAACGGTACAAAATGATTGCAGCGACGAGAGTGGTGGTAGATCCGACGTTCCAGGTTTCAAGTTCGGAGGATTGTGCTCATCGGGTGGGTTGATGATGTTGATTTGTGGTGGTTTTACGGAGAAGACGATTGAAGCGCGCGTCAGTCGTAAATAACCGAAGCTGAGCGCGCGATAAATCATAATCATCGTTCGACGATTCCTGAATTAGAGCcgcaattatatattatattgtacgtatATCCTTCGGGAATCCTTTTTGCGATATGTTCACGAATACAACGACGACGATGattatgataatgatgatgatggtgcctTTCATTGTGCCGTTTTGAGAAACGACGCGGTCCGCGACGTGGTATTAATCAATCGAACGCGTACAAGTAGAAGCGACGATCGCGTCTCTGTGTAAgagaaattaataaatcaattttgaatttgatttttgttacttttatgATGAAAATTCATTCAAGAGGTACTTCATTTTATATCCGAGTAACTGAAtgtcttaaaaataaataaagtataaattatgaaacaaaaaatcCTGAAAAAAGAATTTCgaagaatttttttcattatttttcaaagCTCATTTCTACTttgttgataaaaaatattaaaataaaatgcatccaATAAAGTAACAAGCAAAcaaatcatatatacatatgtatatataggtttttgagctctttttcctattatgctgtacattaacattagaataaatagaaaatgatcagtagatcagtagctattaaaatatatataagatgtactgtgaacataatttagtaataataaaaagcatttaaaaatcaaaatatatacatacatacatacatatgtatattttgttggcctgatattattttattcaaaccaAGAAATTTTATATACCAAAAATTGTAGAATATTCCAGCAAAATTGATCGAAAATGGTAGGTAAgtattaatgattttatttttattttaattggattatttgcagtacatatatacaatgacAGTGATTTAAATGATAACCTTATATATTGAAAACCTTAAAGTTCAATTGtagaaaaaaatggtgcatataAATAGAAGTAGGTATTTGAAATGTATTTACAAtcaaacacatacatagattgtcTGACACAAAATCGAAACActgtgtaaataaaattaaaaatctgatgatatgtaggtacttatgtatgtatatgtagatgaaaaaaccaaattaaatatataatagatatatacatacatatgtataaaacgaTTATGTTGGATCTAAATCAATGTAGGTACCTATACATAATAGAACAACCTATTGATGGAAgatattcataaaatttatgGACGCGTGCCTGACGAATATttgaaattcatcgataacGACCTTCTTCTGAccaaaaaatgttgaaattttatcGGCAAAGCTCTTTAGGAATTGGGGTCTTGCGCTCGCGGCGAAAAGCTTCCTTTGCGGTAGACAATTTCCCGCCGAAAATCGGTCTATCACGCGATCAATTCCAAGCTTTTGCGGTCTGAAGTGATGATTGGCCAATTATGTCTACCGTCAGATCGATTGATGGACAGCTGCCAATCAAACGGGCTCGCCTTCGACGATTTATTACCAGAACAAACACACAAACAACATACAATAGTACAAACAGTGAGATATCCGCAAGAATGCACATCGCATTGTAATTTTTTCTCGGGTATTCCGAAAGCTCATGCATATTCAAAAGCTCTCGAAAATATGCGGTCCGTTTCTAAAGTGAGAGACGGGAGGCTTTTTGCTACCGATGTTTGGTTAAATGCGTTCGCGGTATACAATTTTCGAGTCGTTTTAAAGTGAATGATTGCCTTATTAACATATTAATTTGAACGCGAGTCGGTTCCAGTTTGCGCCCAAAGTTCTCCGAAACcggtgaaatatatataataaattatcgaGAAAAATCATCGTTCAAAGAAACGAGAAAAATCTCTCCCCGTATTAATATTCAATCCAAAATGGAATATTTCAACATTGACTTCAAGTTCAAATTCATTAACGTGCTTCTTAAGagagataattaaaaataataataattaaaaaaatttgacagAAGGATTATGTGTAAACTGGCAtatgaattttcatttaaagatg
This window contains:
- the LOC143909380 gene encoding uncharacterized protein LOC143909380, with the translated sequence MYVSMASELLHVEERIEKRTDYEPEVTVGRVKREPRSPALPTPPRTPESRHQTQHSDLEPEMDLAQQHCTSQPHHSWIHPTQHPIPPPHPLMYNKSTHHQHHHLPVFPTYESTKLSHPAYPNHPSLAAYMHSQMGLPPTATYTNGLPAILMNQWIRNAALYHQASRAGYHPSMDMQKLHPAGRLPGQPGKPPGGPSARPKKQFICKYCHRQFTKSYNLLIHERTHTDERPYSCDICGKAFRRQDHLRDHRYIHSKEKPFKCSECGKGFCQSRTLAVHKILHMEESPHKCPICSRSFNQRSNLKTHLLTHTEHNKQLHHLAQMDGCPEVTSTSQGVETPPTLLDLSQKTLSPNVESEHKPTTTSATPKKALGFSIEDIMRR